TGCACATAATTCAACGTTCCATTCTCCTAACAGaaaccttttcttttttctatataGTAGGAGATGCTAGATCCCTTTGCTCTGATTAAGGACGAAGTCTCTGAAATCACGTATAGATTGCGTTCAATGGTGGTATCTGAGGTGCATACTCTTATCCTGAATTACACAGTATGTCTTATGTGCTTTGTTAATTTTGTATCACGAGCATATGTATGACTGCAGGTACCTGAATTGACATCAGCAGCTGGATACTTCTTCAGAGCTGGAGCTGAAGGGAAAAGAACATGTCCTACTGTAAGCCCCTGACTTCAGGGTGGTATTGAATATTCTGTTCACTGAAGACATGTATTGTTGTTTTCTAAGACACGAGTACATACACGATTTTCTCGTGCTTATTCCATCAATGTAAGTTATTGCTAATCAAATGTCTCAGGTTCTACTATTGATGGCCTCAGCTCTAAGAACAGACACTCCTGAATCTATTATTGGTTCAAAGAACGAGCTTCGTGCAAGACACATGCGGGTTGCTGAGATAACAGAAATGATCCATGTACACATGATAATCCATCTTACTTTCTTGAACTCTCCAAGATAACAGGATTATTTATTTCAGTAACTTGTCTTCTGCTTTCGCATCTTAGGTAGCAAGCCTTATCCATGATGATGTTCTGGATGTTGCTGATACTAGACGAGGTATGGACTCCCTGAACTCTGCAGTGGGAAACAAGGTAATGACCATTTACTGTTCTggatgttgctgctgctgctgctgctgctgctgttgttgttgctgccgcTGCATATTTTGAAAAATCCAAAGTGATAGTGTTAAAGCAGTTGCCTTATTAAATATGAATGATTAAGCAGGTGGGAATTCAATTTGATAAGGCTGCTGTTCAGTAGCTTCAGTTGAACCACTTCATTTTAGCTACATAAAAGCAAGCATTCCCATGTTCTATGTTGTAGTTCTGATTTCTGGAACTAAACAGTCAAAAATGGTATGTCTCTTTATTCAGCACATGTTGATCTCATAAATACAAACTGTGTCCTTTAGAAAGTAATAACTTAACCAATACTGAACAAGCCCACCAGCTTTGCAACCTGCAACTCAAAATATATCTAATGCTCATATTTGCAGTGCTTTCCAAGCAATTTGTAAAACTGACCCTATCTTGCAGCTTGCGGTGTTGGCTGGTGATTTTCTACTTTTCAGGGCATTTTCTGCTGCcgggtctcttgacaatactgagGTGTGATGTTTATCCATTGTTTGATAGCCCAATAATTCCTTCTTTAATTCTTTTGACGATGCTAGATAGTGTAAAGTGAACAGTGAATGATAATATAATCAAGTAAAGTAACAGAGGAAAAAATCAAGTTTCATTTTAGCACTAGATCTCTCATGACATCCTGCACCTTTCTCCAGCTCTTTCAACAGATTTATCAGTTGCTTTTCGCAGTGAATATTTCAAGGGTTTATAGCATCATGATACTCATGTTGTTTCTTCCTCTCTTTTTTCGCTGCAGGTTGTATCGTTACTAGCAACAGCTCTAAATAACCTTGTGACTGGTGAGCTCATGCAGATGACCATAACTCCAGCACAACGCTGCAGGTAGCAATATGCATTTCATTCTTCTGATTTCTAGCATTAAAATATCCCCAAATACTGATTTACCAGTCATGAAGCACACAAAGAGCAAGAGCAAGAATGATACATATGAAAAATGTCAGTTTTGTTTCTTTTGTTGCCAGTTTCCTTAATTTTCTAGCTGTTTGTAGCTTCTTTTCTGGTTTGGTTTGTTGCCGGCTGTACCTTTCATCATCTTGGTTCTCCTTAACACAAAATATCgagaaaaaaaatatttaaaataaatcTCTGGTGCTGAAGTGTCAACTTAAAGGCTTATGGTAGCCTTGTTCCTGATCGAAGGAAACCGAGCAAAAGGATGAAAAGAGTGTAAGATGGGTTTATCCAATCCTCACCTATGGTCTTCTACTTAATTTGACACTTGTCCACGATGCACATACAGAATGGATTACTATTTGCAGAAGACATACTACAAGACAGCGGCGTTGATTTCAAATAGCTGCAAAGCCGTTGCGGTTCTTGCTGGCCAAACAGCAGAGGTTGCGGGTCTTGCATATCAGTATGGCAGGCACTTGGTTTGTAGAATTTTCTGTGCCCAGAATCTTTTCCTTTGCTTGCTAACCATGAGCTACTAAGACAATGTATGTTTTACAATCCCCTGCCAGGGTATAGCATATCAGCTGATTGATGACATCCTTGATTTCACGGGCACATCCGCGTCACTAGGCAAAGGCTCATTGTCTGATATCCATCAAGTAATAGCATTACTCTTGGCCACTTCCACTCTAAAAAATTGTTTACCTTTCTATTGCCAACCGATTATTGCAGCGCATCATGCAATGACTAGAATCGGCTCATGGAAAGCACAGATCTCGTGTTGTTTTGTTAGTGTATCGCGAAACATTATGGTTTAATTAGGACAAGCAAAGCTGCCATCGTGTTGAGTTTCAAATTTCAAATATCACTTTTCTGCGGATGTTGCTTTTCCGAATGATATATGCCTTTATATGAACAGGGAATCGTGACAGCTCCTGTACTGTTTGCAATGGAAGAGTTCCCCGAACTGCATGAAATTGTAGAGCGTGGATTTGATGACCCTTCAGACGTCGCTACTGTCAGTATGAAaactcctttttttttcctttttagtaATATGATGCAGATATTTGGGCTATAAAATGATCAATGCCAGGAGTGACCACTTCCAAAATTTCAGGCCCTCGAATACCTTGCAAAAAGTCGGGGAATCGAGAGGACTAAGTTGCTTGCTACTGAACATGCAAAACTGGCAGCAGACGCAGTTGATGCTCTTCCTGAGGTTGAGGACAGAGTTGCGCTGATCTCGAGGCAAGCACTCAAAGACCTTGCTCAAAAGCTCATCAGGAGAACAAAGTGAAGCGAGAATATGCAAGATATAACACAAACGTGCATGTTTGTCGCTTGGATGAATGTTTCCGTTTGTGACAATTTCTGTTGCTGATGGAGTCCAACAGATCTGGATAGGAGGTTTATCTCTCTTCGTTTTCCATATTATCTGTGTTTTACCAGGTGCTCAAGAACATATGATGCTTATAGTTCTCTATTTGAGTTGAGTTGAGTCATTCTGAAGTTAGTACTAAAAACCACAACATCAAAAAAAATTACTTAACGAGAACATCCAAAATTTCATCAAAAACTCACAGAACTAGGTAGAACATGCTACACCCACAGAATGTTCAATACTTTCTTGAACTAGAGTCCGAAAACTCTCAGAAGAGTTAACAGATGCACATGAGAATATAAAGCCTAGTAGTGCGTAAACCATCCCATTCCCATGCACATCAGCTTTAGCAGATGACACATGCAGGAAAAACCCGGTGCTACACAGGAAAAACCCGGTGCTACACGGTAAAAGAAAGGCACACTGCTGATAGACGTAAGCTAGTTCATCCAACACTAGCTTGTGAGTACACCAAAAGGCCCTTCTTCAGTATCCAACATCTAAAACACAATGACagaatgttcaaaaaaaaaaaaaacgaagacAATGCCCTTGGACTACCGAAGATGGCACAGCTGACAGCTGCATAAATGGAACTCAGAACAGGGAGTTGAGGAGAtcacacaaacaagtattcatccATGTCAGTGTAGTATATATACTGTCTCATCGCATGTCTCACCCCCTGCTAGCATGCGCATCTCCATTAGACATAAGCATATACACGTGCAGGCAGAAACCCATTCAAAACCACAGTAAGCTAGTACAAAGCACACTACAGGGAGAAGGTTCAAGTTACACAGGTTTGTTTGTACATCAAAAGGCCTTCGATCTGCAGGATACACGCAAATTATTACACGTACAAGCAGCTGCATAGGTCATAACTATCGAATAGGGCACTGGGAAGATCACAGAGAGTAGTAGTCATGGATGTAAGTGTAGTATCTGGTGTCATCGCAGGTCACATTGCGCAAGTCAGGGGCGGTGGGGCAGTCAGGGGATGAGGGGAGCGAATAGTCGTCCCAGTAGTTGTCCCCGTAGCTATCATCCTCCATTGCTCCTTCGTCACACAGCGAACAAGCCTCCATTTCATAGAGATCAGAAGGTTCGATCACTTCGCCTTCGTTCTCCCCAATGGTACGTAGATCTGGGCAGTGAACACGAGGCCAGCGTCGTGGCAGCCAAACATGCCTGATCTTGGCACAGCGAGCTAGGAGCTCATCGTCAACTTCGAGATGGCCGCAATCAGTAAGGTCGAGACACTCAAGGTGGGGGCAGCCTTCAAGGATGGCGTAGACCCCTTTTTTTGTCAGGCCGTAACCGGTCATCTGAAGGAGCTGCAGCTCGTGCAAGTTTTCTGCTATGGCGAAGGCCTCCTGATTGTGTCTCGCCTCCCAGGCCTCATAcggctcctcttcttcttcctcttcctcgtcttcGTCATGCTGCTGCTCCATCCTCATCTCACGCTCCATCGCATCCGAGTCGAACCAAGGCATATTGATCCTTAGTCGTTTCAGCTCTGGGCGTACTGCGCCGAGCATCTTGAAAAAATACCACGACTGCTTCTGATACGAGTACTCTATCTCTTCTAGCATTGGACATTTAGATGCAAGCCTAGTTACTGCATCATCCCAAAAGTATCCGGAGGCGATGACCCGAATGCTCTTCAATGAGTTGCATCTGCAGAGACAAATATCAAAACAGTAAGGATATCAGATATCAAaatagacataatatcacaacaacCGATCACACAAGAAGTACGCAAGACTGATCAACACGTTTAAACCATAAACATATTTTCTACTAAAATCCAGAAATCCACCATAAATATCAAAAGAGAGTCCAAGTGCCATTTTTTTAGGTGACCCCAAGTTTATTTGGTAAATAACACATAGTGACACACcataaatagtactccctccgtaattgaactaaaaccatgacaAGAATTATggtacggagggagtaccaaacaAGAGTCTCGCTATCTCAAGCCAGCTTATTGGGAGTAAATTCCAAAAAAACACCACATTACAGTGACAAGTTCGAAAAATCACCAATATTCGTCGAAATCGCAAAAATCCAATGGAATTGAGAGAACTCGTTCCAATGTGCATTGATTCATCAATTTAGTCATTTGAAGACAACATATTGACCTGATTTGATGTTAATCAtctttgcaaccaacttcttAAAATATTAAGTGGAGGTAAATACTGCAAACAGTGCGTCAGTGCTGCAGACTGGTAATTTAGAGTAAAAGATCAAGTGCTGAGATTCAAGGAAGGAATTTAGCACAAACGAACAATACCTGTTCGCAATGTAATCAAGGAGTTCGCTACTGACGAACTTCTGAGCCCAGAATGACTCCATCCGTCCATCAGAGCGATCTATAGCCACATTTGCCATTTTGCGCATGATGTTTTCCGCCTTTGAGAAAACCACCTTGTGGCGTGTCATGTCAACGAAACGCCACAACTCAGGGGACTTGGCCGTCACCAACCATGAGTGGCACACAAGTCCCGCACCCATCAGGATTTCAATTGTCCCAAGCTTCATGAAGATTGCAGAAAGCGCATCGAGTGGGAGCTCAGACCAATCCCTAAGATCAGACTCAAGCAAGGCTTTTGGCTCTACCTCCATTGTGCAAGGTAGCATCTAAAAAGGATACCATCGTCAGAGAGAGAACAAGACTGACAAACTTTAGCAGGGATTTAAAAATTTGTACGATGCCACAGCTTGAATACAAAACAGAAGAAACTTATGCAATGAGCAGCTTCTCCGCGCCACACTATAAGGTAACTTATGCATGAGAATAAAATGTTTTAGACTGAAGTAACCTCAGATATAAAAGTTTTTTTACAAATTCATTTACTGCAACCAATACTCCGACTACTAAAACCTCAATTGTAGTAAAAAAAATGAAGCAGATAAAATCTACCTAGCTACTGCTTAGGAAAATAAGGGTAAAAGATTTCTACACACTAAGATGCACACAATAAAAATGCAACCAAGAGGGAAAAATGCACAAAGTAACAGTCACAAAAAATCAGTTAACTGGTAACTACCAGCAATGAAAATTAATTTAATTGGCTGCAAGAAACTTTTTCAGGTAATACTGCAGTGTGATGATGGCTCCACACCTCAGATGGTGTCGAAATGAAAATAAATGATACCTGATATAGGTAACTAGCAACAATGATAAATATAATACTTGGCAGCATTACCTTGCAGGGCAGCAGCACAGTCACCGGTTCAGGGAAACTCTGATGGATAGTGATGTTGGAGGGTTTAGGATCAACATTTAAAAGCCCCTCTTTCGCCTTTTCATGACCCATCTCGGTGATTCCCTCGGCAGAGTAGTGTGGTGGCGGCACAACCTCCAGTTGCTCACACTGTTCCATTTCCATTCCCTCGTCAAATAGTGGCACCTAATTAAGATGATTATTCACTTAAGTCGGTGATAAAAATATTATCGTACTCTAATTATATGTTAATAAGATGTTTAATTTGCGTGTTCAGATGTGTATACAAGAATATGAGCAAAAACGAGCCATGTATAAACTCTTAGCTGTGTTATAAAATGCGGCATAGACATTTGGTCTTTATACTTTTTTTTTTAAGTTATGGTCTTTATACTTTAACTGGTAACTAGGAGTCTAGGATGCATGGCCTCAGGCAGGGGTGGCGCCACCATAGGGGCCTGCTCCAGTCCGCACCTAAAGCCATAAAGCCATGGAAATTACGGTAGGACAGAAAGGATATGACCAGACGTAGccttagggcatgagcaatggtggcatacacaactagctgcttcatgtaaaaaagttgtcagaagcaaCACGGTCAATTTTATAtctccaatggaagctacaactttagttagaaaaaagggataagggaccccacaaatatgactctatgtatctctttctctctccaaaaagtatgcttttaaggcttaagatcccacttcctgaaaaggaggctgcctcctcatccgaacctactttggaccatccgaacctagttaaaggtgtgaggcagtagctctagggcagtgcattgggcatgcccttataGATCCTTCCtgcacttatttttaactttgtgGCAGCAGTAG
The sequence above is drawn from the Lolium rigidum isolate FL_2022 unplaced genomic scaffold, APGP_CSIRO_Lrig_0.1 contig_64363_1, whole genome shotgun sequence genome and encodes:
- the LOC124681993 gene encoding solanesyl-diphosphate synthase 1, mitochondrial-like isoform X1, producing the protein MRLFRRLILAGLLRSTSTTSAVSPKPNVCNGERFLSSSCYCDNTRHQTSGGAGSTAKEMLDPFALIKDEVSEITYRLRSMVVSEVPELTSAAGYFFRAGAEGKRTCPTVLLLMASALRTDTPESIIGSKNELRARHMRVAEITEMIHVASLIHDDVLDVADTRRGMDSLNSAVGNKLAVLAGDFLLFRAFSAAGSLDNTEVVSLLATALNNLVTGELMQMTITPAQRCRMDYYLQKTYYKTAALISNSCKAVAVLAGQTAEVAGLAYQYGRHLGIAYQLIDDILDFTGTSASLGKGSLSDIHQGIVTAPVLFAMEEFPELHEIVERGFDDPSDVATALEYLAKSRGIERTKLLATEHAKLAADAVDALPEVEDRVALISRQALKDLAQKLIRRTK
- the LOC124681993 gene encoding solanesyl-diphosphate synthase 1, mitochondrial-like isoform X2, whose translation is MLDPFALIKDEVSEITYRLRSMVVSEVPELTSAAGYFFRAGAEGKRTCPTVLLLMASALRTDTPESIIGSKNELRARHMRVAEITEMIHVASLIHDDVLDVADTRRGMDSLNSAVGNKLAVLAGDFLLFRAFSAAGSLDNTEVVSLLATALNNLVTGELMQMTITPAQRCRMDYYLQKTYYKTAALISNSCKAVAVLAGQTAEVAGLAYQYGRHLGIAYQLIDDILDFTGTSASLGKGSLSDIHQGIVTAPVLFAMEEFPELHEIVERGFDDPSDVATALEYLAKSRGIERTKLLATEHAKLAADAVDALPEVEDRVALISRQALKDLAQKLIRRTK
- the LOC124681992 gene encoding F-box protein SKIP19-like isoform X1: MADAPASPAAAGGSRVSGSPTAGGVRERERFLPVADISRVMRKAIPPNGKIAKDAREAVQELVSEFIAFITSEASDKCKTEKRVGMTGDDLLWAMATLGFENYIEPLKLCLHKYREVPLFDEGMEMEQCEQLEVVPPPHYSAEGITEMGHEKAKEGLLNVDPKPSNITIHQSFPEPVTVLLPCKMLPCTMEVEPKALLESDLRDWSELPLDALSAIFMKLGTIEILMGAGLVCHSWLVTAKSPELWRFVDMTRHKVVFSKAENIMRKMANVAIDRSDGRMESFWAQKFVSSELLDYIANRCNSLKSIRVIASGYFWDDAVTRLASKCPMLEEIEYSYQKQSWYFFKMLGAVRPELKRLRINMPWFDSDAMEREMRMEQQHDEDEEEEEEEEPYEAWEARHNQEAFAIAENLHELQLLQMTGYGLTKKGVYAILEGCPHLECLDLTDCGHLEVDDELLARCAKIRHVWLPRRWPRVHCPDLRTIGENEGEVIEPSDLYEMEACSLCDEGAMEDDSYGDNYWDDYSLPSSPDCPTAPDLRNVTCDDTRYYTYIHDYYSL
- the LOC124681992 gene encoding F-box protein SKIP19-like isoform X2; translated protein: MADAPASPAAAGGSRVSGSPTAGGVRERERFLPVADISRVMRKAIPPNGKIAKDAREAVQELVSEFIAFITSEASDKCKTEKRVGMTGDDLLWAMATLGFENYIEPLKLCLHKYRECEQLEVVPPPHYSAEGITEMGHEKAKEGLLNVDPKPSNITIHQSFPEPVTVLLPCKMLPCTMEVEPKALLESDLRDWSELPLDALSAIFMKLGTIEILMGAGLVCHSWLVTAKSPELWRFVDMTRHKVVFSKAENIMRKMANVAIDRSDGRMESFWAQKFVSSELLDYIANRCNSLKSIRVIASGYFWDDAVTRLASKCPMLEEIEYSYQKQSWYFFKMLGAVRPELKRLRINMPWFDSDAMEREMRMEQQHDEDEEEEEEEEPYEAWEARHNQEAFAIAENLHELQLLQMTGYGLTKKGVYAILEGCPHLECLDLTDCGHLEVDDELLARCAKIRHVWLPRRWPRVHCPDLRTIGENEGEVIEPSDLYEMEACSLCDEGAMEDDSYGDNYWDDYSLPSSPDCPTAPDLRNVTCDDTRYYTYIHDYYSL